Below is a window of Mycolicibacterium rhodesiae NBB3 DNA.
CCTTCTTGCCGGTCTCTTCGTCCCTGCGGTAGCCGATTCGGGTGGGCTTGCCGTCGGAATCGACGACCATCACGTTGCTGACGTGGATGGCAGCCTCCTGCGTGACGATGCCGCCGGACTGTGCGCCGCGCTCGTTGCGCGAGATCGCGGTGTGCTTCTTGATCCGGTTCACGCCCTCGACGAGGATCTTGTTGCGATCCGGGTAGGCCACCAGGACCTTGCCCTTGGCGCCCTTGTCCTTACCGGAGACCACGAGCACCGTGTCGCCCTTGTGGACCTTCATCTACAACACCTCCGGGGCAAGCGAAACGATCTTCATGAAGCGCTTCTCGCGCAGCTCGCGGCCGACCGGACCGAAGATGCGCGTCCCGCGCGGGTCGTTGTCGGCCTTGATGATGACGGCGGCGTTCTCGTCGAACTTGATGTAGCTGCCGTCGGCGCGGCGCCGCTCCTTGACGGTGCGCACGATGACGGCCTTGACGACCTCACC
It encodes the following:
- the rplX gene encoding 50S ribosomal protein L24 — encoded protein: MKVHKGDTVLVVSGKDKGAKGKVLVAYPDRNKILVEGVNRIKKHTAISRNERGAQSGGIVTQEAAIHVSNVMVVDSDGKPTRIGYRRDEETGKKVRIAKTNGKDI
- the rplN gene encoding 50S ribosomal protein L14, whose protein sequence is MIQQESRVKVADNTGAKEILCIRVLGGSGRRYAGIGDIIVATVKDAIPGGNVKRGEVVKAVIVRTVKERRRADGSYIKFDENAAVIIKADNDPRGTRIFGPVGRELREKRFMKIVSLAPEVL